AAACAGAGCAGATGCACTCCATCCTTGCTTACTGCTTCGAATCCGGGGAACACAATAATCCCCGCTGCTTGGGCCGCCTGTAGGAGTGAGTGTGACGACCGAACGCGATAGTGATCGGTAATTCCGAGGACTTCAATACCGATTCTCTGGCATGTTTCCACTATTGCTTTATTGTAATCCTCTTCATTGCTGAATTCAGTTGTTTTATTGTGGCGAACGAGATATTCATATGGATTCACCTGAAGTGCGCAATGATAGAAACGAGCGCCGGAAGGTAAGTTTTGGGCATTTATGATTGCTTCTGTATAACTCATTTTATTTACCAACCCTTATAGCGCTATGCTAAAACCAGCTTTGGACGAATCTGATCGGGAACTTCAACGCCATTAGCGATGAATTGAATCAGACAATCCTCATATCGCAAAACATCCGGACCGGACTTTTCCAGTTTCTTCTGAATAGCCAGCTTATTCAAATCGCGGGAATTATCTTTTGATTGTGACGTACTTTATATCATCAGAGAGAACTAAATCAAGAAAATTATAAATCACTAAGTCTTCTATTAGGTTGGGTAAAGTTATTTTTTAGGCCTCACCGATTAATAAAAATCAGCACATACGTTAAATATAACTAATAAATATAATATCCCATACAATATGTATTCAGATTATGTTAACGCCCAAAAGCGATTACACAGTTATATTTTAAGGATGTTATGCATATATCCTTTTCAATCATGAAGATTTGTGTTAGAAAGCTAATTTATTATGGCACATACAATATGCATAGCGAATCAAAAAGGCGGGGTCGGCAAAACTACAACTGCAGTTAATCTTGCGGCATCGCTTGCTATTTCGGAGAAAAGGACGCTTATTGTTGATTGTGACCCTCAGGGTAATGCTACTACAGGGTTAGGTATCGACAAAACCGCTAATAAAGGCAATCTATATCATGGTATGCTTGGTGAATCGGATTTGGGAAGTATCCTTGCTGACACGGAGATTGAATACTTAAAAGCAATTCCATCAAATATCGAACTTATAGGTTTCGAGGTGGAAATGATGTCGCATGACGGCCGGGAATTGGCTTTGAAAAATCTTCTTTCAAAAGCATTCGATATGTTTGAATATATAATTCTTGATTGCCCGCCATCATTGAGTCTCTTAACGGTTAATGCGCTTACGGCTTCAAATTATCTTCTGGTTCCGCTCCAGTGTGAATTTTATGCTCTTGAAGGTCTGGGGCAGCTTTTACAGACAGTAAAACATATAAAAAGAAGTTTAAATCCTGAGCTTAAAATTGCGGGTATACTTCTTACCATGTATGATAAGAGGACTAACCTGTCTGTGCAGGTTGCTGAAGATGCAGCAAAATATTTTAAAAATCTTATATTTAAAACTATAGTTCCCAGAAATGTCCGGCTTGGAGAAGCACCGAGTTTCGGAAAACCTATAATGCTTTATGATGCTGCTTCTATTGGTGCAAAAAGCTATATCAGCCTTGCGCAAGAGATAATGAACATGGCGGGAGATGGATTTTCTTCTTCTGCCGATTAATATAATTTAACTGATTTCACCCTCATCTTTGGTCGGGGTTTATACGCCCATGGCCAGTTGACGGACTTTTTTCTAAAGCCGTCAGATTTGAATATCTGGAGATTATGATGACTAAGGATCCTGGATCGAAACTGAAGAAAAAGATTGCTCTTGGGAAGGGCCTTGGCGCCCTGATACCCGGAATTGATTCTGACTATGATAATAAAGAATCGGGAAAGCACATAGCTATCGATATAGGGCTTATAATACCCAGTCAATATCAGCCCAGGGTTCATTTTTCTGAAAACGAGCTTTTAGAGCTTGCTCAATCTATCAAAGAAAAAGGAATTATTCAGCCTCTTCTTGTAAGAAAAAGTTCCGGAGGTTTCGAATTGATAGCCGGTGAAAGAAGGCTTAGGGCGGCAAAAATAGCCGGCTTGGCCCAGGTTCCGGTTATAGTAAAAAATGTTTCCGATACAGAGATGCTTGAAATATCAATTATTGAAAATATACAGCGTGAAAACCTAAACTCTATAGAAGAAGCCGAAGCTTATCACCGCCTGATGACCGAATTTGATCTGACACAGGAAGAGGCTGCAAAACGTGTTGGAAAAAGCAGACCTGCTGTAGCCAATATCTTACGGCTTCGCCAATTGCCCCATCAGATTAAAGAGAGTATATCAGAAGGAATAATCAGCATGGGTCATGCAAGAGCACTGCTTGGAGCTGAAACGCCTGCGCTTCAGAATGCTGCATGGAGAAATGTGATTTCAAAAGGACTTTCTGTAAGGGAAACCGAAAATCTTATAAAGCGCTTGAAAACCGATAAAAGTAAAAAGAAAACAACTGACAAATCTTCTGACGACATATATTTTTCAAGTCTTGAAAATGAACTTTCCACCCATTTCGGAACAAAAGTTGCAATAAAACGGCAGGGCAAAAAAGGAAAAGTAGAGATTGAGTTCTACAGCAACGAAGACCTTGATAATCTGATAAGCCTCCTTAAGCAAAAATACTAATAGCAATTGTATTATAATTAGAAATAATCCACTATCAAAATCCATATGTAACTATGTCTCTTCATATAATAATTGACGGGTATAATTTGATTCGCCAATCATCTTTTTTGAGTTCTCTTGACCGCAAAGATATCGGGCTTGGTAGAAATGCTTTGATAGACATGCTTGCTGCCTATAAAAAAATAAAACCTCACAAAGTAATAGTGGTTTTTGATGGGGCAAATGCGCCCATGTTTTCATCCCAAAGAGACAGGTTAAAAGGGATAGACATCAGGTATTCTAAATATCCCGATTCTGCTGATACGGTAATAAAAAAGATGGCGACCGTACATAGGGAACAAGCTTTAATAGTAAGTTCGGATACGGATATTATCAAATATGCCGAATCAAAAGGGGTGGCAACTATAAGTTCTCCTTTATTTGAAACTAAGATCAAGATGGCTTCAGACTTTAATAATATGGATGATTCCGAAGTTGAAGAAAGGCAATGGCAACCTACCACTAAAAAAAAGGGGCCGGGCAGAAAGCTTTCCAAGAAAAAGAGACGAAACATTATTAAATCAAATAAGCTTTGAAAATCATAAAAAATACTTGTAATCTAAGATTCAGCGTTTGTTGAATTGGGAACTTAAATTTATGGAAGGTAACTTGTATGCTTAATTTTCTTTTTAAAAAAGAACGGCAGGTAGAATTATTGATTTATGAATATCTTGATACTTTCAAGTTAATTTATGAGAGTTTTTCACAAGCGATGAATTTTTGTTTTTTAGATGAAATAAGCTGTGAAAATTTTGATTTTTATATAAAACAAACTCATAGGTATGAAAATAAAATAACCGACATAAGCGATGAGATAAACAGTACATTGTATGCCAAGGCCCTTATTCCTGATTCCAGAGGAGATATAATGGCTCTTTTGTCCGAATTCGATATTATCTCAAGACTGTTTAAAGATATTCTTCATATGATGCAAGTCCAAAAAATTGTTGTCCCAAGTTTTATTATTTCCGATACCAGAGAGCTTGTCAAAATTAGTGTTGAGTGTTGTGAACTTCTTAACAGACAGTCCATAGCATTTTTTACAAACACCAATGGAATAAGAGAACTTCTTGGCTTAATTGATACTAATGAAAGCCATTGTGATAACATTGAAAGAAGGATAATTTCAATGATCATTGATTCCGATTTAGAGTGGTTTGAAAAACTTCAGCTAAAAGAGCTTATAGAAAAAATTGGCAATATATCAGATGGGACCGAACGTGTATCAAAACGTATAAACATATTCAGTCTCAAGAGGCGAATATAAATGCTTTCCCTTCTTGGCGGAGTGTTTATGGGTTGGGCGCTTGGTGCCAATGATGCTGCAAATGTTTTCGGAACTGCTGTTTCCTCTAAAATGGTCAGATTCCGGACAGCGGCAATTCTTGCTTCTATATTTGTCGTTTTAGGGGCTGTCATATCGGG
Above is a genomic segment from Pseudomonadota bacterium containing:
- a CDS encoding AAA family ATPase, with translation MAHTICIANQKGGVGKTTTAVNLAASLAISEKRTLIVDCDPQGNATTGLGIDKTANKGNLYHGMLGESDLGSILADTEIEYLKAIPSNIELIGFEVEMMSHDGRELALKNLLSKAFDMFEYIILDCPPSLSLLTVNALTASNYLLVPLQCEFYALEGLGQLLQTVKHIKRSLNPELKIAGILLTMYDKRTNLSVQVAEDAAKYFKNLIFKTIVPRNVRLGEAPSFGKPIMLYDAASIGAKSYISLAQEIMNMAGDGFSSSAD
- a CDS encoding NYN domain-containing protein → MIRQSSFLSSLDRKDIGLGRNALIDMLAAYKKIKPHKVIVVFDGANAPMFSSQRDRLKGIDIRYSKYPDSADTVIKKMATVHREQALIVSSDTDIIKYAESKGVATISSPLFETKIKMASDFNNMDDSEVEERQWQPTTKKKGPGRKLSKKKRRNIIKSNKL
- a CDS encoding ParB/RepB/Spo0J family partition protein — protein: MTKDPGSKLKKKIALGKGLGALIPGIDSDYDNKESGKHIAIDIGLIIPSQYQPRVHFSENELLELAQSIKEKGIIQPLLVRKSSGGFELIAGERRLRAAKIAGLAQVPVIVKNVSDTEMLEISIIENIQRENLNSIEEAEAYHRLMTEFDLTQEEAAKRVGKSRPAVANILRLRQLPHQIKESISEGIISMGHARALLGAETPALQNAAWRNVISKGLSVRETENLIKRLKTDKSKKKTTDKSSDDIYFSSLENELSTHFGTKVAIKRQGKKGKVEIEFYSNEDLDNLISLLKQKY
- a CDS encoding DUF47 family protein; translation: MLNFLFKKERQVELLIYEYLDTFKLIYESFSQAMNFCFLDEISCENFDFYIKQTHRYENKITDISDEINSTLYAKALIPDSRGDIMALLSEFDIISRLFKDILHMMQVQKIVVPSFIISDTRELVKISVECCELLNRQSIAFFTNTNGIRELLGLIDTNESHCDNIERRIISMIIDSDLEWFEKLQLKELIEKIGNISDGTERVSKRINIFSLKRRI